The sequence below is a genomic window from Dermacentor andersoni chromosome 6, qqDerAnde1_hic_scaffold, whole genome shotgun sequence.
TTTCAGCAGCCAGGCACCTTGCAGGCACCCCGTAAACGTTTGGGCCAAAATTCACTTCcagtagctttttctttttttgtagaaaGAAAGCACTATGCACCGCTCGTCACATTAACTGAGAGTGAGAGCCCCCGATGACGACGTGAGACATTCTCCAGCAAGGTGAATTGCCTTGgcatgtgataaaaaaaataaagccccACCAGCGACAGACCGTGGAGAGCCCACATGCGTTCAGTCCTCCATGATATCAGTTATAtgaagaaatatataaaaatttgCTGTTCGCAGTACATGAATTTGGCTATACACTGACTGTACATATTGGTTTCTTGATCATCAATCAAAGTTTTGTCGACGTTCAGGGAACGTTTGATAAAATGCGACACACATGACAAGCAAAGTTCACACTACGAAATttttaaagagaaagagagagagagaaaaaaaaataaggacacCGTTCGTAGCGCTACGTGAATGTTTCATGCGGATGCTGCGACTTATTGAAAAAGTGCAAAGATGCGTGACGCTTCATATTTGCTTTCACTATACATTTCATTTACTCCTGAAGTTGTTTTATCACCTGCACTGGTGTCTGTATAACCAGGGGAATAAAGCGATGCTGGCGACAGTTTCCACCGGCCTACGTTTACAACAAAATACAAAGCGTATTTTAAGCTCACTCCTGCTTCGGAACCTGGGGACGACGATTATCCTTTCAATTACTATCTAGATCGTCAGATCTCACCAACAAGAGGCCAGAAAGCATGTTTATTTAACCGTGGTGGTCACATGATGACCGTATACAGAGCTTCAAACAACAGTATCTTTGTACAATGGGGTAAGTTATATTCTAATGAACAATGAGAATAACTATCTTGAATATATTAACTGTATAATAGCTATTGTACTCTGCAGAGTTCTAAGCATTTTCGTTTCATGGATAAAATAAAGATTTTTAGAAGGAACCGTAAAGCCGTAGCGCTTATTTTTGTTATCGCGCACGTACGCGTGAAAATATAACGTCTAAGTTGTGCTGTTAAGAGCTGCATTTTCCTAGCTATACGTGGCCTTCGCCTCGACTTTCGAAGCATAAGAACGGCGCTCCAGGTGATCGTGGTCGTCACATGTCCACAGCTTATCTTGTGACCCTAATTTCCAGCTCAAAATGCCAAAATGTCCTTGCAGAACACGACGCTGCGCCCGCCTCTGACACCGCGGCAGTCACGCGCGACTGAAAATGTAAACAGCGCAATGAGGAGTCAATTAAGGAACGTTTACTTAACCCCTTAGTTCAATTGGGGAGACCGTCGTTGAGTGGTGCAAAAGCGCTTCGGAATTGCCGCCTCGTCTCTCAGCCATTGCCACTTGCGGCAGACAAAGTAAACACAACAAATATCACATCTAAAATGGCTCTTCTGTAATAGAATGACGGCTACGCACATCGGCGACGTCCCAGTAAGTACACTACGTCGCTGCCTGCACAGAACGTGTAACCAGACTGGAATGGTCTATTATACCGCAGGAGCAATCATACTCGTGCAGAGCTGCAGGGAGTGAGTTTTCAGCGTCATTCAAGTAGTGAAAATGGCAGCAGGGGCAGAAAAGGCTCGCAGGCGATGCGTCTTTTCTGCAATGCGTAGCAAGAAAACAATTAAACGAAATGCCTAAAATATTGGAGCTCTCACTTATGAGTGCGACGACTACCCATAGGTGTTGTTACCTCTCTACGTGACACCGTTCAGAGTCGTCACTCCGAGCGGCTCTACAGTGACAAATGTAGACTGCTAAGTTCTTAAATGTCTACGATAATCTCGCCCACAGATGGATTATCACTGTCCCTGGGCGTAACTCGAAAACCAACGGCCGCGTTACCTACACTCACGTAGATCGAGAGTTGTGTACCAAAACACCGGGACGGCTGACATGGGAATGTTGAGAAGTAGAGATCCTAGGTCTGAACGCAGCTACAGCCGAGTTAAGCGAGTGATGCCTCAGGCAAAAACGATCCTGAACATACAAATGACGCGTACATAAAGCTCAGCGTTCACAAGTCTTCGAAAGCACAGATAAAAActggacccagaacaaacaagAGTACACGTCACCGAAAGCAGGCCTTCACTGTGCACAACCCTGAAGTTTCAGACGATGACATGTCGCATTTCTCGCTGTAGTGCCGTATCCTGCCTACAAGTTAGCAGAGTCGTATACTGCGCTGACTGCACGATATGCGGACTGGCCTGCATGTTTTGCTACTTGCTTGCATCAGACAGTGCAGGTAAAAGAAGCTCCTCGTCTATCAGCTCGATGTATACAGCCGGCACCGGCCACAAGCTTGTAGTTTCTATCGTTCACGAAACAACGGCGCTGACTGCGTCACTTGCAGACGTTCTCGCGCACTTTCTCCGCGCACGTCTGACACCGCACGAAGCAGCACCAGTGGAACTTGCAGTGGCACTGCTGAGTCCTGGTTCGGTAGTGCGTCTCGAAGCCGCGACCGCAGCACAGGAAGCGGCAGCTGTCGGGGCCCGTCGAGGTTCGGTTGCAGAAGCGGCCCGCGGTGCCGGCCGAGCCCCGCTCCGGGTCGCGCACGCAGTAGTTGGGCGAGTCCTCCAGGAACACCAGGTCGCGCGGCTTGGGCCGGACCACGACGTCGGCCCAGGGCAGCTCGTACGAGTCCGGCGGCTCGTCCGCGAAGAAGACGctcgccgacgacgacgaggcCCGTCTAttcgaagaggacgccttctttttcttcttcttcttcttgctgcCCGGCGGAGTCGCCGTCGCCACTGGCGGTCGCAAGTGCTTCTCGTGCAGCTTCAGGTGCACCGGTCTGCGCCGGTTCGGGTCCAGCGCCGCTCGGGAGCGACCGTAGTAAGGCAGCGTCCGCTTGGCGCGCCGGTACCGCTCGACCAGGTAGTCGCCGACGTGGCTGAACGGGGGTAGCCGCTTCCAGCAGGTCTTCAGCGAGCAGGAGCCGGAGACGCCGTGACACTTGCACTCCGTCAGCAGGGTGAACTTGACGGCCTGAAACGAGTCAATGTGGCGAGCGTGGTCGCCGAGGAACGAAATTGACGTTTGTATATGTGAACGAAACAAGTGACCATCTTCGTTTCACGTGGCGAAACGTCCTAATCGGCACGAGAAGACGGTTAGTCGGACTTTGCATGTATGAAGTTGACTGAACTACGAAGTATACAGCTCTCCAATATATTAATAATCTCGCGGAAGCGCAGACCGACACGTCAGTCGCCACCGTGTTACGAAGCGCACTTGGAAAAGTATAGCGAGATATAGGCGAACGCGCGCAGAGCGTCCTGATGTTCGAGCACCGTCTGCTAGGTTATTTCAATGCATGCGTCACGACCTTTGTTGTTTAATTACCAGCAAATATATTGTTTGCGACTGCCTATTGCATAATCACTGTGAGCGCAGGAGCAGGTGTGTGCATCTCGCTTTTGGACGGAAGCAGATAAGCAGCTTACTATGTGAAGCTCAGCAGAATTAAGAGCCTAGTTCCCGATGCTCGTACGATAGTATACTCTGTGCGCATGCGCATATCTTCGACATTTTGTGAACTGCGCTCTGCGACACGGCGCTGACCGTCGGGTCGGTCGTCACTCCCGTGAGATAATTAAGCTCTTAGAATGTTGTCCGTATGAACACAGACATAGCTGCAAAATCTTGATATGGCATTAATGTTCTACGATAAATAAGAAGTTAGTGCACAGTCCTTCATTACAGGGCGCACAATATAATGCGATGGTCGAAAGTTCGAATCCGCGTGCCAGTCCTTGCAGAAGCCTAAAGTATGTGCGAATAAAGCGTGGTTTAAGGACATGCTGGTAAAACTATTTGCAATGCTCTAGATTATTCGTGCAAATTCAAGGGTATGGTCTATGCTGGCACCATAACCATGGTAACGGGAATTcgaaacaaggacaccaaggacggTTGCACTCTGCATGTCATCAGGATCCACTAAACTGCCTCGAAGGGACCAGCGTAAAGTGGCGAACGCCGTCATCGGGAATACGTGGAGGAAAAGTACTCCATTCTCGAAGACACGTGACCACCGCGGTTTCGGGTATGACAGCTCCTAAAAGGATGCGTAAGGGAGCTCCTAGAATAATAAGTCAGCCCCCAACGCGTTAGTGATCTGGTCCTCCCAGCACGTCCCGCAAAACGAACACGTTTAAGTTAGCTCCAAGA
It includes:
- the LOC126522786 gene encoding protein Wnt-7b-like isoform X3 gives rise to the protein MVAVGEGALLGLAECRRQFRHRRWNCSDTGAYESGFGQLFTVGSREAAFVYAVSSAAVTYAVTRACTRGQLSRCGCDRTPHQEPQLRTHYAHRLISPVVEAPPAEPVTFARGAQFVRDSWSTPQPGGADGTGRAGLTADELLSMSTLSAGDPSWKWGGCSAHVKRGMRLARRFLDSREVETDERALMNLHNNRAGRKAVKFTLLTECKCHGVSGSCSLKTCWKRLPPFSHVGDYLVERYRRAKRTLPYYGRSRAALDPNRRRPVHLKLHEKHLRPPVATATPPGSKKKKKKKKASSSNRRASSSSASVFFADEPPDSYELPWADVVVRPKPRDLVFLEDSPNYCVRDPERGSAGTAGRFCNRTSTGPDSCRFLCCGRGFETHYRTRTQQCHCKFHWCCFVRCQTCAEKVRENVCK